From one Tsukamurella tyrosinosolvens genomic stretch:
- the rpmJ gene encoding 50S ribosomal protein L36 yields MKVNPSVKPICEKCKVIRRNGRVMVICDNLRHKQRQG; encoded by the coding sequence GTGAAGGTCAACCCCAGCGTCAAGCCGATCTGCGAGAAGTGCAAGGTGATCCGCCGCAACGGCCGGGTCATGGTGATCTGCGACAACCTGCGTCACAAGCAGCGTCAGGGCTAG
- the rpsK gene encoding 30S ribosomal protein S11 — protein sequence MPPKSRATGAKKGVSRRREKKNVPHGHAHIKSTFNNTIVSITDPSGNVISWASSGHVGFKGSRKSTPFAAQLAAENAARKAQENGVKKVDVFVKGPGSGRETAIRSLQAAGLEVGTISDVTPQPHNGCRPPKRRRV from the coding sequence ATGCCTCCGAAGTCGCGCGCCACGGGCGCGAAGAAGGGCGTTTCGCGTCGTCGCGAAAAGAAGAACGTCCCGCACGGCCACGCTCACATCAAGAGCACGTTCAACAACACGATCGTCTCGATCACGGACCCCAGCGGCAACGTGATCAGCTGGGCCTCCTCGGGCCACGTCGGCTTCAAGGGCTCGCGCAAGAGCACCCCGTTCGCCGCGCAGCTCGCCGCCGAGAACGCTGCCCGCAAGGCGCAGGAGAACGGCGTCAAGAAGGTCGACGTCTTCGTCAAGGGCCCGGGCTCGGGCCGCGAGACCGCAATCCGCTCGCTGCAGGCCGCCGGCCTCGAGGTGGGCACCATTTCCGACGTGACGCCGCAGCCGCACAACGGCTGCCGTCCGCCCAAGCGGCGTCGGGTCTAG
- a CDS encoding DNA-directed RNA polymerase subunit alpha, producing the protein MLISQRPTLSEEVISEARSKFIIEPLEPGFGYTLGNSLRRTLLSSIPGAAVTSIRIDGVLHEFTTVPGVKEDVTDIILNLKGLVVSSEDDEPVTMYVRKQGPGAVTAGDIVPPASVTVHNPDLHIATLNDKGKLEIELVVERGRGYVPAVQNKASGAEIGRIPVDSIYSPVLKVTYKVEATRVEQRTDFDRLILDVETKNSMTARDALASAGKTLVELFGLARELNVEAEGIEIGPSPAEADHIAAFSLPIEDLDLTVRSYNCLKREGVHTVGELVARTESDLLDIRNFGQKSIDEVKVKLHALGLALKDSPASFDPSQVDGYDPATGTWSDEPSFSGDADGDQDYAETEQL; encoded by the coding sequence ATGCTCATCTCGCAGCGACCCACCCTCAGCGAAGAGGTCATCTCCGAGGCGCGCTCGAAGTTCATCATCGAGCCGCTGGAGCCGGGCTTCGGTTACACGCTGGGCAACTCGCTCCGCCGCACGCTGCTGTCGTCCATCCCGGGCGCGGCCGTGACCAGCATCCGCATCGACGGCGTGCTGCACGAGTTCACCACGGTCCCCGGCGTGAAGGAGGATGTCACCGACATCATCCTGAACCTCAAGGGCCTGGTCGTTTCGTCGGAGGACGACGAGCCGGTCACCATGTACGTGCGCAAGCAGGGTCCGGGCGCCGTCACCGCGGGCGACATCGTCCCGCCGGCGTCGGTCACCGTCCACAACCCCGACCTGCACATCGCCACCCTGAACGACAAGGGCAAGCTCGAGATCGAGCTCGTCGTCGAGCGGGGCCGCGGCTACGTGCCGGCCGTGCAGAACAAGGCGTCGGGCGCCGAGATCGGCCGCATTCCGGTCGACTCGATCTACTCGCCCGTGCTGAAGGTGACCTACAAGGTCGAGGCCACCCGTGTCGAGCAGCGCACCGACTTCGATCGTCTGATCCTGGACGTCGAGACCAAGAACTCGATGACCGCGCGTGACGCGCTGGCGTCGGCGGGCAAGACCCTGGTCGAGCTGTTCGGGCTCGCCCGGGAGCTCAACGTCGAGGCCGAGGGCATCGAGATCGGCCCGTCGCCGGCCGAGGCCGACCACATCGCGGCGTTCTCGCTGCCGATCGAGGACCTCGACCTGACGGTGCGCTCGTACAACTGCCTCAAGCGCGAGGGTGTGCACACCGTGGGCGAGCTCGTGGCCCGCACCGAGTCCGATCTTCTCGACATCCGCAACTTCGGTCAGAAGTCGATCGACGAGGTCAAGGTCAAGCTGCACGCGCTGGGTCTGGCCCTCAAGGACAGCCCCGCGTCGTTCGATCCGTCGCAGGTCGACGGGTACGACCCGGCCACCGGTACCTGGAGCGACGAGCCGTCGTTCTCGGGCGACGCCGATGGCGACCAGGATTACGCCGAGACCGAGCAGCTCTGA
- a CDS encoding FAD-dependent monooxygenase, with amino-acid sequence MNQLRILISGASIAGPAAALLLARQGHRVTIVERAPSLRAGGQTVDLRGAGRTVIDRLGLGPASTERLLDQRGIVKVDGRGRRGARMPVEAFGGNGVVSTHEILRGDLAEVLVGAVPADVEYLWDDTVTAIEQDGEVAHVTFETAAPREFDLVIGADGLGSAVRRTAFGPDAGALEPIGLRYAWFTATIDEDTRGWYLMHTARRGRVVSVRPSRTDGTVKAGLAIRGTDAHRLGREEQFALFEREFADIGWVTPQLLQAMRTADDWAYQDLAQVKLDGWTRGRVALLGDAGYCPTPLTGLGTTLALVGAYVLAGELGRADGEVGTALARYDAVMRPFVAKAQELPPGSPAGFAPMGRIGVALGDLTYRTATTWPMRLIWAAQFAKADGIDLPAYT; translated from the coding sequence ATGAATCAGCTCCGAATCCTCATCAGCGGCGCCTCCATCGCCGGTCCCGCCGCCGCCCTCCTCCTCGCCCGCCAGGGCCACCGCGTGACGATCGTCGAACGCGCGCCGTCGCTGCGGGCGGGCGGCCAGACCGTCGACCTGCGCGGCGCCGGGCGCACCGTGATCGACCGACTCGGCCTCGGCCCCGCCAGCACCGAGCGGCTGCTCGACCAGCGCGGCATCGTCAAGGTCGACGGCCGCGGGCGGCGCGGCGCCCGCATGCCCGTCGAGGCCTTCGGCGGCAACGGCGTGGTCTCCACCCACGAGATCCTCCGCGGCGACCTCGCCGAGGTGCTCGTCGGCGCCGTCCCCGCCGACGTCGAGTACCTGTGGGACGACACCGTAACCGCGATCGAGCAGGACGGCGAGGTCGCACACGTGACCTTCGAGACCGCGGCGCCGCGGGAGTTCGACCTCGTGATCGGCGCCGACGGCCTGGGCTCCGCGGTGCGCCGCACCGCCTTCGGTCCCGACGCGGGAGCGCTCGAGCCCATCGGGCTGCGGTACGCGTGGTTCACCGCCACCATCGACGAGGACACCCGGGGCTGGTACCTCATGCACACCGCGCGCCGCGGCCGCGTGGTCTCGGTCCGGCCGTCGCGCACCGATGGGACCGTCAAGGCGGGCCTCGCGATCCGCGGCACCGACGCCCACCGGCTGGGCCGGGAGGAGCAGTTCGCGCTGTTCGAGCGGGAGTTCGCCGACATCGGCTGGGTCACACCGCAGCTGCTGCAGGCCATGCGCACCGCGGACGACTGGGCCTACCAGGACCTCGCCCAGGTGAAACTGGACGGCTGGACCCGCGGCCGCGTCGCCCTCCTCGGCGACGCGGGCTACTGCCCCACCCCGCTCACCGGACTCGGCACCACTCTGGCGCTCGTCGGCGCGTACGTCCTCGCCGGGGAGCTGGGCCGGGCCGATGGCGAGGTCGGCACCGCGCTCGCGCGCTACGACGCGGTGATGCGGCCGTTCGTGGCGAAGGCGCAGGAGCTGCCGCCCGGGAGCCCCGCCGGGTTCGCGCCGATGGGCCGGATCGGCGTCGCGCTCGGGGATCTCACCTACCGGACGGCCACGACGTGGCCGATGCGGCTGATCTGGGCGGCGCAGTTCGCGAAGGCCGACGGGATCGACCTGCCCGCGTACACCTGA
- the infA gene encoding translation initiation factor IF-1, whose amino-acid sequence MAKKDGAIEVEGRVVEPLPNAMFRIELENGHKVLAHISGKMRQHYIRILPEDRVVVELSPYDLTRGRIVYRYK is encoded by the coding sequence ATGGCGAAGAAGGACGGAGCCATCGAGGTGGAGGGCCGCGTCGTCGAGCCGCTCCCCAACGCAATGTTCCGCATCGAGCTGGAGAACGGGCACAAGGTGCTCGCTCACATCAGCGGCAAGATGCGGCAGCACTACATTCGTATTCTGCCCGAGGACCGGGTCGTCGTGGAGCTCTCGCCCTACGACCTGACGCGCGGGCGCATCGTCTACCGGTACAAGTGA
- the rplQ gene encoding 50S ribosomal protein L17, sunset domain variant: MPRPTKGARMGGSASHQKHILANLATALFEHGRIETTESRAKRLRPYAEKLISHAKHGKLANRREVMKEIRNKDVVHVLFAEIAPAVADRQGGYTRIIKTENRKGDNAPMAVIEIVTEQLAATEASRATRVAASQAAAKSAAVEAAEITETEAPAEGSDLPAGAHAPLEDVNEAPEGFPIKGNADSKLYHRPGTRFFESTVAEIWFADEASAEAAGYSLPKSQQEDASDSE, translated from the coding sequence ATGCCTAGGCCCACTAAGGGCGCCCGGATGGGCGGCTCGGCCTCGCACCAGAAGCACATTCTGGCGAACCTCGCGACCGCGCTCTTCGAGCACGGCCGCATCGAGACCACCGAGTCCCGCGCCAAGCGCCTGCGTCCCTACGCGGAGAAGCTGATCAGCCATGCCAAGCACGGCAAGCTGGCCAACCGCCGCGAGGTCATGAAGGAGATCCGCAACAAGGACGTCGTGCACGTGCTGTTCGCGGAGATCGCTCCGGCCGTCGCCGACCGTCAGGGCGGCTACACCCGGATCATCAAGACCGAGAACCGGAAGGGCGACAACGCCCCCATGGCGGTCATCGAGATCGTGACCGAGCAGCTCGCCGCCACCGAGGCGTCGCGCGCCACCCGCGTCGCCGCCTCGCAGGCCGCTGCCAAGTCCGCCGCCGTCGAGGCTGCGGAGATCACCGAGACCGAGGCTCCGGCCGAGGGCTCGGACCTCCCCGCCGGCGCGCACGCGCCGCTCGAGGACGTGAACGAGGCCCCCGAGGGCTTCCCGATCAAGGGCAACGCCGACTCGAAGCTGTACCACCGCCCCGGTACCCGCTTCTTCGAGTCGACGGTCGCCGAGATCTGGTTCGCGGACGAGGCTTCGGCCGAGGCCGCGGGCTACTCGCTGCCGAAGTCGCAGCAGGAGGACGCCTCCGACTCGGAGTAG
- a CDS encoding RNA polymerase sigma factor yields the protein MPAGDAFEDVWRRESPHVLAALLRVRADLAACEDAVQEAAEAAVRQWPRDGTPDDPRGWLIRVAHRRLIDRWRSEAARTRREEVDARSGAAAEVSSADDTVDLLLLCAHPALTRSSQVALALRAVAGLGVERIAAVYLVPPRTMTQRLTRARATLRDAGATFPVPSGAELPARVAAALDVCHLMFTAGYTRSSGTDLLDDGLTAEAVRLTRRMVAAFPDHDEAAAALALMVLTDARAPARVDARGDLVPLAEQDRSRWRRDAIAEGVTILEALLPRGHVGPFALQAAIAAVHAEAESYGDTDWAQIVVLYRMLERIAPSGTVSLNHAVAVGMAYGPEAGLALLARLDDDRALRDGHRLPAARAHLYELAGRPGDAAAAYRTAAARTASLPEQRYLNRRLRDLER from the coding sequence GTGCCCGCCGGAGACGCCTTCGAGGACGTGTGGCGGCGCGAGTCGCCGCACGTCCTGGCCGCCCTCCTCCGCGTCCGCGCCGATCTCGCGGCGTGCGAGGACGCGGTGCAGGAGGCGGCCGAGGCCGCCGTCCGGCAGTGGCCGCGCGACGGGACTCCCGACGATCCGCGCGGGTGGTTGATCCGGGTGGCGCACCGCCGCCTCATCGATCGGTGGCGGTCGGAGGCCGCCCGCACGCGGCGCGAGGAGGTCGACGCGCGGAGCGGGGCCGCCGCCGAGGTCTCGTCGGCCGACGACACCGTCGACCTCCTGCTCCTCTGCGCCCACCCGGCGCTGACCAGGTCCTCCCAGGTCGCGCTGGCCCTGCGCGCCGTGGCGGGGCTCGGCGTGGAGCGCATCGCGGCCGTGTACCTCGTGCCGCCCCGGACGATGACGCAGCGGCTGACCCGCGCCCGCGCGACCCTGCGCGACGCCGGCGCCACCTTCCCCGTGCCGTCCGGCGCGGAGCTCCCCGCCCGCGTGGCGGCCGCCCTGGACGTGTGCCACCTCATGTTCACGGCCGGGTACACCCGCAGCTCCGGTACCGACCTGCTGGACGACGGGCTGACGGCGGAGGCCGTGCGCCTGACCCGGCGGATGGTCGCGGCCTTCCCCGATCACGACGAGGCCGCGGCCGCCCTCGCGCTCATGGTGCTCACCGACGCGCGGGCACCGGCCCGCGTGGACGCCCGCGGCGACCTCGTCCCCCTCGCCGAACAGGACCGCTCACGGTGGCGGCGCGACGCGATCGCCGAGGGAGTCACGATCCTCGAGGCCCTGCTCCCCCGCGGCCACGTGGGCCCCTTCGCGCTGCAGGCCGCGATCGCGGCGGTGCACGCCGAGGCGGAGTCGTACGGCGACACCGACTGGGCGCAGATCGTCGTGCTGTACCGGATGCTCGAGCGGATCGCGCCGTCCGGCACCGTCTCCCTCAATCACGCGGTGGCCGTGGGGATGGCGTACGGGCCCGAGGCGGGCCTCGCGCTGCTCGCCCGGCTGGACGACGACCGCGCGCTGCGCGACGGACACCGGCTCCCCGCCGCCCGCGCGCACCTGTACGAGCTGGCGGGCCGCCCCGGCGACGCGGCCGCCGCGTACCGCACGGCGGCCGCGCGCACGGCGAGCCTCCCCGAACAGCGGTACCTCAACCGGCGGCTCCGAGACCTCGAGCGGTGA
- a CDS encoding winged helix-turn-helix domain-containing protein, with amino-acid sequence MTRAEVIAAVLRERIASGRLRPGDRAPSTRAIMRDHGVAMATASKVLSLLQADGLIDSAPGRGSVVLAPDRPRAPALSAADVIAAAVAIADAESMQAVSMRRLAAALEIPTMAVYRYVPSSDELQAAMLDRVLADLPIPPRTTDWRADVEALLRSLWESMKAHPWLAAAMSMTRPAVLPGAMPMSEHLLAALRAAGLEQREAFTEYLCLLNLVRGLGATIEPELADRAATGVTEDEWIDTRLDELRAAAPPDRFPVMAQMLHTSYPYDADVLLDTALTRYLDGLAAGLARASHR; translated from the coding sequence GTGACCCGCGCCGAGGTGATCGCGGCGGTGCTCCGCGAGCGCATCGCGTCGGGCCGGCTGCGGCCGGGGGACCGGGCCCCGTCCACGCGGGCGATCATGCGCGATCACGGCGTGGCGATGGCGACGGCCTCGAAGGTCCTGTCCCTGCTGCAGGCCGACGGCCTGATCGACTCGGCGCCCGGCCGCGGCAGCGTCGTGCTGGCCCCGGACCGCCCGCGCGCACCCGCGCTGTCCGCCGCCGATGTCATCGCCGCGGCCGTCGCCATCGCGGACGCCGAGTCGATGCAGGCGGTCTCGATGCGCCGGCTCGCCGCGGCGCTGGAGATCCCGACGATGGCCGTCTACCGCTACGTCCCCAGCAGCGACGAGCTGCAGGCGGCGATGCTGGACCGCGTGCTGGCGGACCTGCCGATCCCGCCCCGCACGACGGATTGGCGCGCCGACGTCGAGGCGCTGCTCCGCTCCCTGTGGGAGAGCATGAAGGCCCACCCGTGGCTCGCCGCCGCGATGTCGATGACCCGGCCGGCGGTGCTCCCCGGCGCGATGCCGATGTCGGAGCACCTGCTCGCCGCCCTCCGCGCCGCCGGACTCGAGCAGCGCGAGGCCTTCACCGAGTACCTGTGCCTGCTCAACCTGGTGCGCGGCCTGGGCGCGACGATCGAGCCCGAGCTCGCGGACCGCGCGGCGACGGGAGTCACCGAGGACGAGTGGATCGACACCCGGCTCGACGAGCTGCGCGCCGCGGCGCCCCCCGACCGGTTCCCGGTGATGGCGCAGATGCTGCACACGAGCTACCCGTACGACGCCGACGTGCTGCTCGACACCGCCCTCACGCGCTACCTGGACGGCCTGGCGGCGGGCCTCGCGCGGGCCTCGCACCGGTAG
- a CDS encoding SRPBCC domain-containing protein — MTDTAQTVTVFADVPPSVLFAALARPAVHAAADGSGMLRGVSDGSPEAITAAGQTFGMEMTDEQGRPYSVDNHVTAFEPGTRIAWLPAGRGKPPVGVEWSWTFTPEGDGTLIAVTCDWSRVTNEAYLARFTLPRVSAEKVRATVDAVIAATRDCPPSR, encoded by the coding sequence ATGACCGATACCGCGCAGACCGTCACCGTGTTCGCCGACGTCCCGCCGTCCGTGCTCTTCGCGGCGCTGGCCCGCCCCGCGGTGCACGCGGCGGCCGACGGCTCCGGCATGCTCCGCGGCGTCTCCGACGGCAGCCCCGAGGCGATCACCGCCGCCGGCCAGACCTTCGGCATGGAGATGACCGACGAGCAGGGCCGCCCGTACTCGGTGGACAACCACGTCACCGCGTTCGAGCCGGGCACGCGGATCGCGTGGCTGCCCGCCGGGCGGGGGAAGCCGCCGGTCGGCGTCGAATGGTCGTGGACGTTCACCCCGGAGGGAGACGGGACACTGATCGCCGTCACCTGCGACTGGTCGCGCGTGACCAACGAGGCGTACCTGGCTCGGTTCACGCTGCCGCGGGTGTCGGCGGAGAAGGTGCGGGCCACCGTCGACGCCGTGATCGCGGCGACGCGGGACTGCCCCCCGAGTAGGTAG
- a CDS encoding bifunctional o-acetylhomoserine/o-acetylserine sulfhydrylase, producing the protein MSNPDSPNWHFETTQIHAGQTPDGATNARALPIYQTTSYTFNNTDHAAALFGLAEPGNIYTRIMNPTQDAVEQRIAALEGGVAALLVASGQAAETLAILNVAESGDHIVSSPYLYGGTYNLLHYTLAKLGIEVSFVENPDDLEQWRAAVRPNTRAFFAETISNPRGHVLDVAGVSGVAHESGLPLIVDNTVATPYLLNPLAHGADIVVHSATKYLGGHGSAIGGVIVDGGNFDWTQGRHPNFTTPDPSYHGVVFADLGAPAFALKARVQLLRDLGPAISPFNAFLLSQGIETLSLRVERHIENAQKVAEYLAGQEGVTDVIYAGLPSSPYHERAKELLPKGAGAIVAFELAGGVPAGKAFVDALQLHSHVANIGDVRSLVIHPASTTHSQLTEQEQLEAGVTPGLVRLAVGIEHIDDILTDLQLGLKAAANAS; encoded by the coding sequence ATGAGCAATCCGGACAGCCCGAACTGGCATTTCGAGACCACGCAGATCCACGCCGGGCAGACGCCCGACGGCGCGACCAACGCGCGTGCGCTCCCGATCTACCAGACCACGTCGTACACGTTCAACAACACCGATCACGCCGCGGCGCTGTTCGGGCTGGCCGAGCCGGGCAACATCTACACCCGCATCATGAACCCGACGCAGGACGCCGTCGAGCAGCGGATCGCCGCGCTCGAGGGCGGCGTCGCCGCGCTGCTCGTGGCCTCGGGCCAGGCGGCCGAGACCCTCGCGATCCTCAACGTCGCGGAGTCGGGCGACCACATCGTCAGCTCGCCGTACCTGTACGGCGGCACCTACAACCTGCTGCACTACACCCTCGCCAAGCTGGGCATCGAGGTCAGCTTCGTCGAGAACCCGGACGACCTGGAGCAGTGGCGCGCCGCCGTCCGCCCCAACACCCGCGCCTTCTTCGCCGAGACCATCTCGAACCCGCGCGGCCACGTCCTCGACGTCGCGGGCGTCTCGGGTGTCGCGCACGAGAGCGGGCTGCCGCTCATCGTCGACAACACCGTCGCGACCCCGTACCTGCTCAACCCGCTGGCGCACGGCGCCGACATCGTCGTGCACTCGGCCACCAAGTACCTCGGCGGCCACGGCTCCGCGATCGGCGGCGTCATCGTCGACGGCGGCAACTTCGACTGGACGCAGGGCCGGCACCCGAACTTCACCACCCCTGACCCGTCGTACCACGGCGTCGTCTTCGCCGACCTCGGCGCGCCCGCCTTCGCGCTCAAGGCGCGCGTGCAGCTGCTGCGCGACCTGGGCCCCGCGATCTCGCCGTTCAACGCCTTCCTGCTCTCGCAGGGCATCGAGACGCTGAGCCTGCGCGTGGAGCGGCACATCGAGAACGCGCAGAAGGTCGCCGAGTACCTCGCCGGGCAGGAGGGCGTCACCGACGTCATCTACGCCGGGCTGCCCTCGTCGCCGTACCACGAGCGCGCGAAGGAGCTGCTGCCCAAGGGCGCCGGCGCCATCGTCGCGTTCGAGCTGGCCGGCGGCGTCCCCGCGGGCAAGGCCTTCGTCGACGCCCTGCAGCTGCACAGCCACGTCGCGAACATCGGCGACGTGCGCTCGCTCGTGATCCACCCCGCGTCGACCACGCATTCGCAGCTCACCGAGCAGGAGCAGCTCGAGGCCGGCGTCACGCCGGGCCTCGTGCGCCTGGCCGTGGGCATCGAGCACATCGACGACATCCTCACCGACCTGCAGCTGGGCCTCAAGGCCGCGGCGAACGCGTCCTAG
- the rpsD gene encoding 30S ribosomal protein S4, producing MARYTGPVTRKSRRLGVDLVGGSEAFERRPYPPGQHGRARIKESEYLLQLKEKQKARFMYGVMEKQFSRYYKEAKAATGKTGDALLQILETRLDNVVYRAGLTRTRRQARQLVTHGHFTVNGVRVDVPSYRVSQYDIIDVRPKSLGTTPFQIARETIGERTAPAWLQVVPSNLRILVHRVPEREQIVVPFQEQLIVEYYSK from the coding sequence ATGGCTCGTTATACCGGCCCTGTCACCCGTAAGTCCCGTCGTCTGGGCGTCGACCTCGTCGGCGGTTCCGAGGCGTTCGAGCGTCGTCCGTACCCGCCCGGCCAGCACGGCCGCGCGCGGATCAAGGAGTCCGAGTACCTCCTGCAGCTCAAGGAGAAGCAGAAGGCCCGCTTCATGTACGGCGTGATGGAGAAGCAGTTCTCCCGCTACTACAAGGAGGCGAAGGCCGCCACCGGTAAGACCGGTGACGCCCTGCTGCAGATCCTCGAGACCCGCCTCGACAACGTCGTGTACCGCGCCGGCCTGACGCGTACCCGCCGTCAGGCCCGCCAGCTGGTGACCCACGGTCACTTCACGGTGAACGGCGTCCGCGTCGACGTTCCCTCGTACCGCGTCTCGCAGTACGACATCATCGACGTCCGCCCGAAGTCGCTCGGCACCACGCCGTTCCAGATCGCGCGTGAGACCATCGGCGAGCGCACCGCTCCGGCTTGGCTCCAGGTGGTCCCGTCGAACCTGCGCATCCTCGTGCACCGCGTGCCCGAGCGTGAGCAGATCGTCGTGCCCTTCCAGGAGCAGCTCATCGTCGAGTACTACTCGAAGTAA
- a CDS encoding MerR family transcriptional regulator, with protein sequence MNERKPAHTVGAIARLTGVSVRTLHHYDEIGLVVPSDRTHAGYRVYSDGDVERLHQVLTYRELGFPLEQIATLLDDPSADAIAHLEAQRKLLSERIDRLHRMVAAVEDMMSSKKRGITLTAEEQTEIFGADWLGEGYAEEAEQRWGDTDAWKQSAERTAKLSKDDWRQLKAEGDALEAALADGLARGVAPGSPEANELAERHRAGIDRWYDCDHAMQVCVARMYVTDPRFRKHYEDIAPGLAQYVVDIVTANAELHT encoded by the coding sequence GTGAACGAACGGAAGCCCGCGCACACGGTCGGCGCCATCGCGCGCCTCACCGGCGTGAGCGTGCGGACGCTGCACCACTACGACGAGATCGGTCTCGTGGTGCCCTCCGACCGCACGCACGCCGGGTACCGGGTGTACTCCGACGGTGACGTCGAGCGCCTGCATCAGGTGCTGACCTACCGGGAGCTGGGCTTCCCCCTCGAGCAGATAGCGACCCTGCTCGACGATCCGTCGGCCGATGCCATCGCGCATCTGGAGGCGCAACGGAAGCTGCTGTCCGAGCGGATCGATCGTTTGCACCGGATGGTCGCGGCTGTGGAGGACATGATGAGCAGCAAGAAGCGGGGGATCACCCTGACCGCCGAGGAGCAGACCGAGATCTTCGGCGCCGACTGGCTCGGCGAGGGCTACGCCGAGGAGGCCGAGCAGCGCTGGGGCGACACCGACGCCTGGAAGCAGAGCGCCGAGCGCACCGCGAAGCTGAGCAAGGACGACTGGCGGCAGCTCAAGGCCGAGGGTGACGCCCTCGAGGCCGCGCTCGCCGACGGCCTGGCCCGCGGCGTCGCTCCCGGCTCGCCCGAGGCGAACGAGCTCGCCGAGCGGCATCGCGCCGGTATCGACCGCTGGTACGACTGCGACCACGCGATGCAGGTGTGCGTGGCCCGGATGTACGTGACCGATCCGCGGTTCAGGAAGCACTACGAGGACATCGCGCCGGGCCTCGCGCAGTACGTGGTCGACATCGTCACCGCGAACGCGGAGCTCCACACGTGA
- a CDS encoding YciI family protein, translated as MKYVIMIHSHPQPWGHPTGDFLPEYRDLDPAVKARMDADFERLLTELDERGELVGGEALGDPVSARLYRWHDDAPLAVDGPYSETKEHLAGFFLIDVEDRQRAEAVAAQFAGPGETVELRPVMGPGGDES; from the coding sequence GTGAAGTACGTCATCATGATCCATTCCCATCCCCAGCCCTGGGGACACCCCACCGGGGACTTCCTGCCCGAGTACCGGGATCTCGACCCCGCCGTGAAGGCGCGGATGGACGCCGATTTCGAACGGCTCCTCACCGAGCTGGACGAGCGCGGCGAGCTCGTCGGCGGCGAGGCGCTCGGCGACCCCGTCTCGGCGCGCCTCTACCGCTGGCACGACGACGCGCCGCTCGCGGTCGACGGGCCGTACTCCGAGACGAAGGAGCACCTCGCGGGCTTCTTCCTCATCGACGTGGAGGACCGGCAGCGGGCCGAGGCGGTGGCCGCGCAGTTCGCCGGCCCCGGCGAGACCGTCGAGCTGCGGCCGGTGATGGGCCCGGGCGGCGACGAGTCCTGA
- a CDS encoding NUDIX hydrolase, with amino-acid sequence MDEIVALYDDAGRPSGAAPRSRVRAENLRHGTTGILVFDSAGRIYVHRRTPIKDVYPGLRDFCAGGVLLAGEEPDDGAAREAFEELGVHGVELRPVGVRSYADARTRFLCFQYVCTYDGVVVHQPEEVESGAWTTPADLLAAVAADPGDFVPDSVELALHLVSGGGGSGQDSSDES; translated from the coding sequence GTGGACGAGATCGTCGCGTTGTACGACGACGCCGGGCGCCCGTCGGGCGCGGCGCCGCGGTCCCGCGTGCGCGCCGAGAACCTGCGTCACGGCACCACCGGGATCCTCGTCTTCGACTCCGCCGGCCGGATCTACGTGCACCGCCGCACCCCGATCAAGGACGTCTACCCCGGGCTGCGCGACTTCTGCGCGGGCGGGGTGCTCCTGGCGGGGGAGGAGCCCGACGACGGTGCCGCCCGCGAGGCCTTCGAGGAGCTCGGGGTGCACGGGGTGGAGCTGCGGCCCGTCGGCGTGCGCTCCTACGCCGACGCCCGGACCCGGTTCCTCTGCTTCCAGTACGTCTGCACGTACGACGGGGTCGTCGTCCACCAGCCCGAGGAGGTCGAGAGCGGCGCGTGGACGACGCCGGCGGATCTGCTCGCGGCCGTCGCCGCGGACCCCGGCGACTTCGTCCCCGACTCGGTCGAACTCGCGTTGCACCTCGTCAGCGGCGGGGGCGGTTCCGGGCAGGATTCGTCGGACGAGTCCTGA
- the rpsM gene encoding 30S ribosomal protein S13 — MARLMGVDLPREKRMEIALTYIYGIGRTRATEILAETGVSPDLRSKDLSDEDLTKLRDFIEGTDYKVEGDLRREVQADIRRKIEIQCYQGIRHRRGLPVRGQRTKTNARTRKGPKKTIAGKKK; from the coding sequence ATGGCACGTCTCATGGGTGTCGATCTCCCGCGCGAGAAGCGCATGGAGATCGCACTGACCTACATCTACGGCATCGGCCGTACCCGCGCGACTGAGATTCTCGCCGAGACCGGTGTGAGCCCGGATCTGCGCAGCAAGGACCTCAGCGACGAGGACCTGACCAAGCTCCGTGACTTCATCGAGGGCACGGACTACAAGGTCGAGGGCGACCTGCGCCGTGAGGTGCAGGCCGACATCCGTCGCAAGATCGAGATCCAGTGCTACCAGGGCATCCGCCACCGTCGTGGCCTGCCCGTGCGTGGCCAGCGCACCAAGACCAACGCTCGCACCCGTAAGGGTCCGAAGAAGACCATCGCCGGAAAGAAGAAGTAA